A region of the Candidatus Latescibacter sp. genome:
TATACACCCTTCTTTTATCTTCTGGAGTCAAAGTCTGATGGATAAGTTCTGTTAAACCTCGAATAGAGCCCAGAGGATTTCTAATCTCATGCGCCATACCTGCTGCCAGGGAGCCCACCAGGGCAAGTTGTTCCGTTTGCTGTATTCTTTTTCGAATGGAGTCTATTTCGTTCATGCTTTTGATATTCAGCACAGCACCTGTCAGGTTATTTTTCTGTTTTAAGGGGTAGATGCTCGTCCAGAGATATAGAACTTCACCTTGTTGAAAAGAAACAGATATCTCTCGGGCAGGAAAGGTATTTCCATTCTTAATACACTGGCCGAGCATTTTAAGCAACGCTTTATTTTCTGGAATATCAGGGAGCACTTCCCTGTAGGATTTGTCTTTCATTCCAGCCCAGGAAATGCCCAAAATCTTCTCCGCCACTCTATTGACTTCGGCAATTTTTCCCTGTACATCAAAGGTTATTAATCCTTCCGGGAGGTTGTCGAGGATCTGATGATCTTTTATGAATTGGTTAAGGGAGATGATCATGCCGTCGAATAATAAGGACAGCCATTGTACCTCATCGGCAGCTTTTATGGGGGTAAGCATATCGGGAATCATATCTTCTGCTGCTAAGGCCATCTTTTTCAGAGGCTTGGTTATAGCATAGGCCAGTAGTATCCCACCGATAAGAGCAATCAGGCCCATAAGAAATACACTCATTCCTGCAACCCATTCGGGGACGATCAATCCCTTACCGATAATGGTTATTTTGCCGCTTAAAACTAACGCCATAGAGCCTGAAGCTATGGTGAACAGGGTAATAATGGTCGGTATGGATATTATCAGTCTGAAGCGCAAAGTTTTGAGAACCTTTTTTTTCGGTTTCATCTGTCTCTTCCTTTCCTT
Encoded here:
- a CDS encoding ATP-binding protein, coding for MKPKKKVLKTLRFRLIISIPTIITLFTIASGSMALVLSGKITIIGKGLIVPEWVAGMSVFLMGLIALIGGILLAYAITKPLKKMALAAEDMIPDMLTPIKAADEVQWLSLLFDGMIISLNQFIKDHQILDNLPEGLITFDVQGKIAEVNRVAEKILGISWAGMKDKSYREVLPDIPENKALLKMLGQCIKNGNTFPAREISVSFQQGEVLYLWTSIYPLKQKNNLTGAVLNIKSMNEIDSIRKRIQQTEQLALVGSLAAGMAHEIRNPLGSIRGLTELIHQTLTPEDKRRVYTDNILKEIDRLNRLVKELFSFAHAPNLSPETGDINKIVGEVLSFVQYKFPNNHITINAQYNPALPQIWGDQEKLREAFLNILLNAFQSTPEGRSISVFTEFESPSTIVVGFANTGTYIPIAEREKIFLPFFTTRGKGTGLGLPITQQIVSSHHGKIEVESDLESGTIFRIKLPIDYRDTENLDRKS